A region from the Devosia lucknowensis genome encodes:
- a CDS encoding extensin family protein codes for MRHLVPAITALLVATAPVPAQDFFRDLERFVEDALPQRQAPRPSGGVSEPTRPTPPSVTRPVAPVTPTPMTQRPEADAAEEEPPLPRPRPDEAADADEAEGPDEPAAPDVSDPDVPVAEPQPATPEPERVYQTACPALLSGVVVGEMLDPIAEGICGERSPLSITAVRVNGREIGFSSPVTTNCAMAGALADWAGEVDAYANAALDSPIATLDTGTSMMCRNRNGGDEGFVSEHGFANAVDVIGFTLADGRSIAVEADWSAAASPEGKLLRQAHGAACGRFTTVLGPDANAEHEDHFHLDLGCHGQTCTAQICE; via the coding sequence ATGCGTCACCTCGTTCCAGCCATTACCGCCCTCCTTGTCGCCACCGCACCGGTGCCGGCGCAGGATTTTTTCCGGGATCTCGAGAGGTTCGTGGAGGACGCCTTGCCGCAGCGGCAGGCACCGCGGCCCAGCGGCGGCGTGAGCGAACCGACCCGTCCGACGCCGCCCAGCGTCACACGACCCGTTGCCCCGGTGACGCCGACCCCGATGACGCAGCGGCCAGAGGCCGACGCGGCGGAGGAGGAGCCGCCCCTGCCCCGCCCTCGCCCCGACGAGGCCGCGGATGCGGATGAAGCGGAGGGGCCGGACGAGCCTGCCGCACCGGACGTTTCGGACCCGGATGTGCCGGTGGCGGAACCGCAGCCCGCGACGCCGGAGCCGGAGCGGGTGTACCAGACCGCCTGCCCGGCCCTGCTCAGCGGCGTGGTGGTGGGCGAAATGCTCGACCCGATCGCCGAGGGCATTTGCGGCGAACGCTCGCCGCTCTCGATCACGGCGGTGCGGGTCAACGGCCGGGAGATCGGGTTTTCGAGCCCGGTGACCACCAATTGCGCAATGGCAGGCGCGCTGGCCGACTGGGCCGGCGAGGTCGACGCCTATGCCAATGCGGCGCTGGACAGCCCCATCGCGACGCTCGATACCGGCACGTCGATGATGTGTCGCAACCGCAATGGCGGCGACGAGGGCTTTGTTTCCGAACACGGCTTTGCCAATGCAGTCGACGTGATCGGCTTCACGCTGGCGGATGGCCGGAGCATCGCCGTCGAAGCCGACTGGTCTGCGGCGGCTTCACCAGAGGGCAAACTGCTGCGCCAGGCGCACGGGGCGGCCTGCGGACGTTTCACGACCGTGCTCGGGCCGGACGCCAATGCCGAGCATGAGGATCATTTCCACCTGGACCTCGGCTGCCACGGACAAACGTGTACGGCGCAGATCTGTGAGTGA
- the lepA gene encoding translation elongation factor 4, protein MTTPLKNIRNFSIVAHIDHGKSTLADRLIQMTGGLDAREMKEQVLDSMDIERERGITIKAQTVRLKYKAQDGEDYVLNLIDTPGHVDFAYEVSRSMSAVEGSLLVVDASQGVEAQTLANVYHALDADHEIVPVLNKVDLPAADIPRVKAQIEDVIGIDASDALEISAKTGVGIDTVLEAIVQRLPAPQGDINAPLKALLVDSWYDTYLGVVVLVRIIDGVMKKGQKIRMMASGAVYELDRVAVQTPKLVEVPELTPGELGVFTASIKEVADTNVGDTITDDRKPTTTALPGFRPAQPVVFCGLFPVDASDFDELRAAMGKLRLNDASFSFEMETSAALGFGFRCGFLGLLHLEIIQERLSREFDLDLIATAPSVVYEVVMTNGETMHLHNPADLPDVMKIEEIREPWIKATILTPDEYLGAILKLCQDRRGIQNNLSYVGNRAMVEYDLPLNEVVFDFYDRLKSISKGYASFDYKLDTHRTGDLVKLTVLVNAEPVDALAMLVHRSVAESRGRQMCEKLKELIPPHLFVIPIQAAIGGKIIARETVRAMRKDVTAKCYGGDATRKRKLLDKQKKGKAKMRQYGNVNIPQEAFIKALKMGDD, encoded by the coding sequence ATGACCACGCCGCTCAAGAATATCCGCAATTTCTCCATCGTCGCTCATATCGACCATGGCAAATCGACCCTGGCCGATCGCCTGATCCAGATGACGGGCGGGCTCGACGCGCGCGAGATGAAGGAACAGGTCCTCGACTCGATGGATATCGAGCGCGAGCGCGGCATCACCATCAAGGCGCAGACCGTGCGCCTCAAATACAAGGCGCAGGATGGCGAGGATTACGTCCTCAACCTCATCGACACGCCCGGCCACGTCGACTTCGCCTATGAAGTCAGCCGCTCCATGTCGGCCGTGGAAGGCTCGCTGCTTGTCGTCGACGCCTCCCAGGGCGTCGAGGCGCAGACCCTCGCCAATGTCTACCACGCGCTCGATGCCGATCACGAGATCGTCCCGGTCCTCAACAAGGTCGATCTTCCGGCGGCGGACATCCCGCGCGTCAAAGCGCAGATCGAGGATGTCATTGGGATCGACGCCAGTGACGCGCTCGAAATCTCGGCCAAGACAGGCGTCGGCATCGACACCGTGCTCGAAGCCATCGTCCAGCGCCTGCCCGCCCCCCAGGGCGATATCAATGCGCCGCTCAAGGCCCTCCTCGTCGACAGCTGGTACGATACCTATCTCGGCGTCGTCGTTCTCGTGCGCATCATCGATGGCGTGATGAAGAAGGGCCAGAAGATCCGCATGATGGCCTCGGGCGCCGTCTACGAGCTCGATCGCGTCGCCGTGCAGACGCCCAAGCTCGTGGAAGTGCCTGAACTCACCCCCGGCGAGCTCGGCGTCTTCACCGCGTCCATCAAGGAAGTGGCCGATACCAATGTCGGCGACACCATCACCGATGACAGGAAGCCCACGACCACGGCGCTGCCCGGCTTCCGCCCGGCCCAGCCGGTGGTGTTCTGCGGCCTCTTCCCGGTCGATGCCTCGGATTTCGATGAACTCCGCGCCGCCATGGGCAAGCTGCGGCTCAACGACGCCAGCTTCTCCTTCGAAATGGAAACCAGCGCCGCCCTCGGCTTCGGCTTCCGCTGCGGTTTCCTCGGGCTCCTGCATCTCGAAATCATCCAGGAGCGCCTGTCCCGCGAGTTCGATCTCGATCTCATCGCCACTGCGCCCAGCGTGGTCTACGAGGTCGTGATGACCAATGGCGAGACCATGCATCTGCATAATCCCGCCGATCTCCCCGATGTCATGAAGATCGAGGAAATCCGCGAGCCCTGGATCAAGGCGACGATCCTGACGCCCGACGAATATCTCGGCGCCATCCTCAAACTCTGCCAGGATCGCCGCGGCATCCAGAACAACCTCTCCTATGTCGGCAATCGCGCCATGGTCGAATACGACCTGCCGCTCAACGAAGTGGTGTTTGACTTTTACGATCGCCTCAAGTCGATCTCGAAGGGCTATGCCAGCTTTGACTACAAGCTCGATACCCACCGCACCGGCGATCTGGTCAAATTGACCGTGCTGGTCAATGCCGAGCCCGTCGACGCCCTGGCCATGCTGGTCCACCGCTCGGTCGCCGAATCGCGCGGCCGCCAGATGTGCGAAAAGCTCAAGGAGCTGATCCCGCCCCATCTCTTCGTCATCCCGATCCAGGCCGCCATCGGCGGCAAGATCATCGCCCGCGAAACCGTCCGCGCCATGCGCAAGGACGTGACGGCCAAGTGCTACGGCGGCGACGCCACCCGCAAGCGCAAGCTCCTGGACAAGCAGAAAAAGGGCAAAGCCAAGATGCGGCAGTATGGGAACGTGAACATTCCGCAGGAAGCCTTCATCAAGGCGCTGAAGATGGGGGACGATTAA